In Natrinema amylolyticum, the following are encoded in one genomic region:
- a CDS encoding NAD(P)-dependent oxidoreductase: MSAHSETDPDVVVLREGTEGLSMESYAETLRERLPDHTVALARTPSAERELVPKARVATGITIDADLLERADRLELFACTFAGTDHVPMDALAEHGVTVTNAGGIHAPGIAEQTIGNMLVFARRLHEGWRRKENGEWRHFQSHEFTDSTVTVVGLGSIGQAVVKRLEGFEVETIGVRYTPEKGGPTDEVLGFDEDDIHEAFSRSDYVVLACPLNDLTRGLVGEDELATLPPNAVVVNVARGGIVDTDALVSALQFEGIRGAALDVTDPEPLPSDHELWDLENCLLTPHTGGHTPKHWERLADIVARNVAALESGDEIENAVYRPGSDSSHT, translated from the coding sequence ATGAGTGCACATTCAGAGACGGATCCGGACGTCGTCGTCCTCCGAGAGGGGACGGAAGGGCTGTCGATGGAGTCGTACGCCGAAACGCTGCGCGAGCGGCTGCCCGATCACACCGTCGCGCTCGCGCGGACGCCGAGCGCAGAGCGCGAACTCGTGCCGAAAGCGCGGGTCGCCACCGGTATCACGATCGATGCGGACCTCCTCGAGCGCGCCGACCGACTCGAGCTGTTCGCGTGTACCTTCGCCGGCACCGACCACGTGCCGATGGACGCCCTCGCGGAGCACGGCGTCACGGTGACGAACGCGGGCGGCATCCACGCTCCCGGCATCGCCGAACAGACGATCGGCAACATGCTCGTCTTCGCGCGCCGGCTTCACGAGGGCTGGCGGCGCAAGGAGAACGGCGAGTGGCGACACTTCCAGTCGCACGAGTTCACCGACAGCACCGTCACGGTCGTCGGCCTCGGCTCGATCGGCCAGGCGGTCGTAAAGCGCCTCGAGGGGTTCGAGGTCGAGACGATCGGGGTCCGCTATACGCCGGAGAAGGGCGGCCCGACCGACGAGGTGCTCGGCTTCGACGAGGACGATATCCACGAGGCCTTTTCGCGGAGCGACTACGTCGTCCTCGCGTGCCCGCTCAACGACCTGACGCGCGGGCTCGTGGGCGAGGACGAACTGGCGACGCTCCCACCGAACGCGGTCGTCGTCAACGTGGCCCGCGGCGGTATCGTCGACACCGATGCGCTCGTCTCGGCGCTGCAGTTCGAGGGCATCCGCGGGGCCGCACTCGACGTCACCGACCCCGAACCGCTGCCGAGCGATCACGAACTCTGGGACCTCGAGAACTGTCTGCTCACGCCCCACACCGGCGGTCACACGCCGAAACACTGGGAACGACTGGCCGACATCGTCGCGCGCAACGTCGCGGCGCTCGAGTCGGGTGACGAGATCGAAAACGCCGTCTACCGGCCCGGATCCGACTCGAGCCACACCTGA
- a CDS encoding M24 family metallopeptidase translates to MPREQIFDEAEYERRVARTKARLREDDLDAIVVADPANMNYLTGYDGWSFYVHQAVVVTSDRDEPVWIGRDMDGGGARATTHLSDDSIRAYSDDHVHSPHDLHPMDYVAGVLEELEVADGRIGLEMDAAYFTAKSYTRLQQNLPEAEFEDATLLVGWVRIKKSKQELEYMREAARISENAMRAGLDTIEEGVPEYEAAAAIYEQLITGTEEYGGDYPSIVPLMPSGDHTGTPHLTWTDREFEDGDPVIIELSGCRHRYHSPLARTTFVGDPPAELRETAEIVVEGLEAALDAAEPGVTCESVEKAWRDTIAQYGLEKEDRIGYSMGLGYPPDWGEHTASIRPGDETVLEEDMTFHMIPGIWTDEIGMEISETFRVTSDGAETLADFPRELFTT, encoded by the coding sequence ATGCCACGAGAGCAGATCTTCGACGAGGCCGAGTACGAGCGGCGGGTCGCTCGGACGAAAGCGCGACTGCGCGAGGATGACCTCGACGCCATCGTCGTCGCCGATCCGGCGAACATGAACTACCTGACGGGGTACGACGGCTGGTCGTTTTACGTCCATCAGGCCGTCGTGGTCACCTCCGACCGGGACGAACCCGTCTGGATCGGTCGCGACATGGACGGCGGCGGTGCGCGGGCGACGACCCATCTCTCCGACGACAGCATCCGCGCCTACAGCGACGACCACGTCCACTCCCCCCACGACCTCCACCCGATGGACTACGTGGCGGGCGTCCTCGAGGAACTCGAGGTCGCGGACGGCCGGATCGGCCTCGAGATGGACGCCGCCTACTTCACCGCGAAATCGTACACGCGCCTCCAGCAAAACCTTCCAGAGGCCGAGTTCGAGGACGCGACGCTGCTGGTGGGCTGGGTCCGGATCAAGAAGTCCAAGCAGGAACTCGAGTACATGCGCGAGGCCGCGCGCATCTCCGAGAACGCGATGCGGGCCGGACTGGACACCATCGAGGAGGGGGTTCCGGAGTACGAGGCTGCGGCCGCGATCTACGAACAACTGATCACCGGGACCGAGGAGTACGGCGGTGACTACCCCTCGATCGTCCCGCTGATGCCGTCCGGCGACCACACCGGCACCCCGCACCTGACGTGGACCGACCGCGAGTTCGAAGACGGCGATCCGGTCATCATCGAACTCTCGGGCTGTCGCCACCGATATCACTCTCCACTGGCCCGGACGACGTTCGTCGGCGACCCGCCCGCGGAACTCCGGGAGACCGCCGAGATCGTCGTCGAGGGGCTCGAGGCGGCGCTCGACGCCGCCGAACCCGGCGTCACCTGCGAATCCGTCGAGAAGGCGTGGCGCGATACGATCGCGCAGTACGGCCTCGAGAAGGAGGACCGCATCGGCTACTCGATGGGGCTGGGCTACCCGCCGGACTGGGGCGAGCACACCGCGAGCATCCGTCCCGGCGACGAGACGGTGCTCGAGGAAGACATGACGTTCCACATGATCCCGGGCATCTGGACCGACGAGATCGGCATGGAGATCAGCGAGACGTTCCGCGTCACGAGCGACGGCGCGGAGACGCTGGCCGACTTCCCGCGGGAACTGTTCACGACGTAG
- the ilvA gene encoding threonine ammonia-lyase, whose product MSRPRVTLEDIEAARERIADVVHRTPLDTSRTFAEMSGAASVGLKLENVQRTGSFKIRGAYNRMAQLSDAEREAGVISSSAGNHAQGVALAGDLLDIDTTIVVPEVTPAAKIEATRGYGAAVVVEGDIYERSYEYAIERADETGETFVHPFDDEAVVAGQGTIGLELLEQYPEIDTVLVAIGGGGLISGIGTVLKAAERDIRVIGVQPEGAAHAKPSLEAGEIRELPDVDTVAEGIADTRMLETTFEIAREVVDDVVSVSDREIAAAVTLLAERAKTVAESAGAAPLAAALSDDSGLDLEGDHVGVVVSGGNVNLTEHAELTRTGLHELERYTDARLALEGWPTAVGEVVDTVEAEGAELDVLERARRTAADEPNRVPVMIGLEGSGPEHLVGVLEALDALEGVSVLERSFD is encoded by the coding sequence ATGAGCAGGCCCCGCGTCACTCTCGAGGACATCGAGGCGGCCCGAGAGCGCATCGCGGACGTCGTCCACCGGACGCCGCTGGACACCTCGCGGACGTTCGCCGAGATGAGCGGTGCGGCCTCGGTCGGGCTCAAACTCGAGAACGTCCAGCGGACGGGCTCGTTCAAGATACGCGGGGCGTACAACAGGATGGCGCAGCTCTCGGACGCGGAGCGCGAGGCCGGCGTCATCTCCTCGAGCGCCGGTAACCACGCCCAGGGCGTGGCGCTGGCCGGCGACCTGCTCGATATCGACACGACGATCGTCGTCCCCGAGGTGACGCCGGCGGCGAAGATCGAAGCGACGCGGGGGTACGGTGCTGCCGTGGTCGTCGAGGGCGACATCTACGAGCGCTCCTACGAGTACGCCATAGAGCGCGCCGACGAGACCGGTGAGACGTTTGTCCACCCCTTCGACGACGAGGCCGTCGTCGCCGGACAGGGAACGATCGGTCTGGAGTTGCTCGAGCAATACCCCGAGATCGACACCGTGCTGGTCGCGATCGGCGGCGGCGGGCTCATCTCTGGGATCGGAACGGTCCTCAAAGCCGCCGAACGCGATATTCGGGTCATCGGCGTCCAGCCCGAAGGTGCCGCTCACGCAAAGCCCTCGCTCGAGGCCGGCGAGATCCGCGAACTCCCGGACGTCGACACCGTCGCGGAGGGGATCGCGGACACCCGAATGCTCGAGACGACCTTCGAAATCGCTCGCGAGGTGGTCGACGACGTCGTCAGCGTGAGCGATCGGGAGATCGCCGCCGCCGTGACGCTGCTGGCCGAGCGCGCGAAGACCGTCGCCGAGAGCGCCGGGGCCGCGCCGCTGGCCGCTGCGCTTTCGGACGATTCGGGGCTGGATCTCGAGGGGGACCACGTCGGCGTCGTCGTCTCGGGCGGAAACGTGAACCTCACCGAGCACGCCGAACTGACGCGAACCGGCCTGCACGAACTCGAGCGCTATACCGACGCGAGACTCGCGCTCGAGGGCTGGCCGACGGCAGTGGGCGAGGTGGTCGATACCGTCGAAGCGGAAGGTGCCGAACTGGACGTCCTCGAGCGGGCCCGTCGAACGGCAGCCGACGAGCCGAATCGGGTTCCGGTGATGATCGGCCTCGAGGGGAGCGGCCCCGAGCATCTCGTGGGCGTTCTCGAGGCGCTGGACGCGCTCGAGGGGGTGTCGGTCCTCGAGCGCTCGTTCGACTGA
- a CDS encoding DUF502 domain-containing protein encodes MAPWKRIFASGLILIGPILVTLYVIYRAYAIVTGVTPAVVLEPEMLTGYIGHEPTRVLIVRALQIAVSLSTFLLVTIAIGVLTRTTIGELFARSIDGIANRVPGLRVVYNASKIAAETTIGEDQALQESVSVESWDGTQMPAFKTGHTTNDGRVVLFIPTAPNVSSGFVVEAEADRITETDESVEETLARVLSGGFGESKHPQKTGPTDPIDASGDRSTDDE; translated from the coding sequence ATGGCGCCGTGGAAGCGGATCTTCGCGAGCGGGCTGATTCTCATCGGGCCGATACTCGTCACGCTGTACGTCATCTACCGCGCCTACGCGATCGTGACCGGCGTCACGCCGGCGGTCGTGCTCGAGCCCGAGATGCTGACCGGCTACATCGGTCACGAGCCGACTCGCGTTCTCATCGTCCGCGCCCTCCAGATCGCCGTCTCACTGAGCACCTTTCTGCTGGTGACGATCGCGATCGGGGTCCTGACCCGAACGACGATCGGCGAACTCTTCGCGCGAAGTATCGACGGTATCGCGAACCGCGTTCCGGGGCTTCGCGTCGTCTACAACGCGTCGAAGATCGCCGCCGAAACGACGATCGGCGAGGACCAGGCGCTGCAGGAATCGGTCAGCGTCGAGAGCTGGGACGGCACGCAGATGCCGGCCTTCAAGACCGGACACACGACCAACGACGGCCGCGTGGTGCTCTTCATTCCGACGGCACCGAACGTCTCCTCGGGGTTCGTCGTCGAAGCCGAGGCGGACCGGATCACCGAAACGGACGAGAGCGTCGAAGAGACGCTCGCTCGAGTCCTGAGCGGCGGGTTCGGTGAGTCGAAACATCCCCAGAAGACGGGTCCGACTGACCCGATCGACGCATCCGGCGATCGTTCGACCGACGACGAGTGA
- a CDS encoding BCCT family transporter yields the protein MSDAEKGAVDVFLEEIDPIVFAFGALLTVGVIATFFINQSLVENTISTLNTAMLEYLNWALLAIVFAIVLFLLFLIVGPWGKIRFGDDPPEYSFLSFFAMLYSAGFAAGVVFWGPTEALFYYDNPSPLFDVGSQSGPAMSVAVQQTLFHWALPQLAVFTIMGIAIGYFAYNYDGVPLRVSSALTPILGKENLDGPVAKIVDILAVFATIGGVATSLGFIGSQFVSGLNYQWGIDLGNAGIIAVVTTMTLLFTLSMVLGVDKGIRRLSNFNMILFVILLVATFVVGPSIFLVLLGTQAIGGMITDFVSMSLFTGAGVEGGTEWANTWTVFYWAWALSWSPFAGLFIARISRGRSVREVAFTGIVATSAATIPWFISLGGTAIWMQHNGIADFSEVMAFELGAETTGFIMFDAFPLGTVFMVAFMLLVTTFFITSADSSTLAVSMMTTGGKASPSNINRIFWGVVLGMTAAILMILGGVDALQSAAIITGGPFAFVCLLAMLGLIKHFSATHGRVLLQDETKIWGSSQKTEPESPSGPPGTVESDDD from the coding sequence ATGAGCGACGCCGAGAAGGGAGCGGTCGACGTGTTCCTCGAGGAGATCGACCCGATCGTCTTCGCGTTCGGGGCGCTGTTGACCGTCGGCGTGATCGCGACGTTCTTCATCAACCAGAGTCTCGTCGAGAACACTATTTCGACGCTCAATACGGCGATGCTCGAGTACCTGAACTGGGCGTTGCTGGCGATCGTGTTTGCGATCGTCCTCTTCCTGCTGTTCCTGATCGTCGGTCCGTGGGGGAAGATCAGGTTCGGTGACGATCCGCCGGAGTACAGCTTCCTCTCGTTCTTCGCGATGTTGTACTCCGCGGGCTTCGCGGCGGGCGTCGTGTTCTGGGGGCCGACCGAGGCGCTGTTCTACTACGACAACCCGTCGCCGCTGTTCGACGTCGGCAGTCAGTCCGGTCCGGCGATGAGCGTCGCCGTACAACAGACGCTCTTCCACTGGGCGCTGCCCCAGCTGGCTGTGTTCACGATCATGGGGATCGCGATCGGCTACTTCGCGTACAACTACGACGGCGTCCCCCTCCGAGTGTCCTCGGCGCTCACGCCGATCCTCGGGAAAGAGAATCTAGACGGTCCGGTCGCGAAGATCGTCGACATCCTCGCCGTCTTCGCGACCATCGGCGGCGTCGCGACGTCGCTGGGCTTCATCGGAAGCCAGTTCGTCAGCGGTCTCAACTACCAGTGGGGAATCGACCTGGGGAACGCCGGGATCATCGCCGTGGTGACGACGATGACGCTCCTGTTCACCCTCTCGATGGTGCTCGGGGTCGACAAGGGGATCCGTCGGCTCTCGAACTTCAACATGATCCTCTTCGTCATCCTGCTGGTCGCGACCTTTGTCGTCGGGCCGTCGATCTTCCTGGTCCTGCTCGGGACGCAGGCGATCGGCGGGATGATCACCGACTTCGTCTCGATGAGTCTCTTTACCGGTGCCGGCGTCGAAGGCGGTACCGAGTGGGCGAACACGTGGACCGTCTTCTACTGGGCGTGGGCGCTCTCGTGGTCTCCGTTCGCGGGACTGTTCATCGCGCGCATTTCCCGCGGCCGAAGCGTCCGCGAGGTCGCGTTCACCGGTATCGTCGCGACCTCGGCCGCGACGATTCCGTGGTTCATCTCGCTCGGCGGAACGGCCATCTGGATGCAGCACAACGGGATCGCCGACTTCAGTGAGGTGATGGCGTTCGAACTCGGCGCCGAAACGACCGGCTTCATCATGTTCGACGCGTTCCCGCTCGGGACGGTGTTCATGGTCGCGTTCATGCTCCTCGTCACGACGTTCTTCATCACGTCGGCGGACTCCTCGACGCTCGCCGTCTCGATGATGACCACTGGCGGAAAGGCGAGCCCGTCGAACATCAACCGGATCTTCTGGGGCGTCGTGCTCGGGATGACCGCCGCGATCCTGATGATCCTCGGCGGCGTCGACGCCCTGCAGTCGGCGGCGATCATCACCGGCGGTCCGTTCGCTTTCGTCTGCCTCTTGGCCATGCTCGGACTGATCAAACACTTCAGTGCGACGCACGGCCGGGTGTTGCTCCAAGACGAGACCAAGATCTGGGGCTCGAGTCAGAAAACGGAGCCCGAATCACCGTCCGGGCCTCCCGGCACCGTCGAATCCGACGACGACTGA
- a CDS encoding amidohydrolase: MTEPIRDRLVSLRRSFHRHPEPAWREFLTTARLVEEIRAIGVDELAVGPDAYDPADRMAVTDDDLEPWVERARERGADEALLERMTGGNTGAVAVLERGEGPAIGLRVDIDGLFIEESTAADHDPATEGFRSEIDGTMHACGHDVHMTWGLAVLEAIAESDFSGRLVVFFQPAEETGGGGCPMARSEFADGLDYLLAVHVGLDHPTGEVVAGIEKPLAMCHVDVTIEGTSAHAGKAPNEGANAMHAMGTGIVNAYGIPRHSDGMTRVNVGKAEAGTASNVIAERAAMEAEARGETTELMEYMKRRLERTMKSAATMHGCRAEVDVVSESPRADSDAELQALVSEVADGVAGIERVLPAADFGASEDATFLMERVQEEGGLATYTIIGTDHPTSHHTPTFDVDERSLRHGVDVLVGTIRELEARHPVPQVDERAGVERAETGE, from the coding sequence ATGACCGAACCGATACGGGACCGACTCGTCAGCCTCCGGCGCAGCTTCCACCGTCACCCCGAGCCCGCGTGGCGCGAGTTCCTCACGACGGCCCGCCTCGTCGAGGAGATCAGGGCCATCGGCGTCGACGAACTGGCCGTCGGCCCCGACGCCTACGACCCCGCCGATCGGATGGCCGTCACCGACGACGACCTCGAACCGTGGGTCGAACGCGCCCGCGAGCGCGGCGCGGACGAGGCCCTGCTCGAGCGGATGACCGGCGGGAACACAGGTGCGGTCGCCGTGCTCGAGCGCGGCGAGGGGCCGGCGATCGGGCTGCGCGTCGACATCGACGGGCTGTTCATCGAGGAATCGACCGCCGCGGACCACGATCCCGCGACCGAGGGCTTTCGCTCCGAGATCGACGGGACGATGCACGCCTGCGGCCACGACGTCCACATGACCTGGGGGCTCGCCGTCCTCGAGGCGATCGCCGAGAGCGATTTCTCGGGACGGCTGGTTGTCTTCTTCCAGCCCGCCGAGGAGACCGGCGGCGGGGGTTGTCCGATGGCGAGAAGCGAGTTCGCGGACGGGCTGGACTACCTACTGGCGGTCCACGTCGGCCTCGACCACCCGACCGGCGAGGTGGTGGCCGGGATCGAGAAACCGCTGGCGATGTGCCACGTCGACGTGACGATAGAAGGAACCTCCGCGCACGCGGGCAAGGCCCCGAACGAGGGGGCAAACGCGATGCACGCTATGGGGACCGGAATCGTGAACGCCTACGGCATCCCCCGCCACAGCGACGGGATGACGCGGGTGAACGTCGGGAAGGCCGAGGCCGGGACGGCGAGCAACGTCATCGCCGAACGCGCCGCCATGGAGGCCGAAGCGCGGGGCGAGACGACCGAACTGATGGAGTACATGAAGCGCCGCCTCGAGCGCACGATGAAATCGGCCGCGACGATGCACGGCTGCCGAGCCGAGGTCGACGTGGTCAGCGAGTCGCCCCGAGCCGACAGCGACGCCGAACTGCAGGCGCTGGTGAGCGAGGTCGCCGACGGCGTCGCGGGCATCGAACGCGTGCTGCCGGCCGCCGACTTCGGCGCGAGCGAGGACGCGACCTTCCTGATGGAACGCGTCCAGGAGGAGGGCGGGCTGGCGACGTACACGATCATCGGCACCGACCACCCGACCAGCCATCACACGCCGACGTTCGACGTCGACGAGCGCAGTCTCCGGCACGGCGTCGACGTTCTGGTCGGGACGATCCGAGAGCTCGAGGCCCGGCATCCGGTTCCACAGGTCGACGAGAGAGCGGGCGTCGAACGCGCGGAGACCGGGGAATGA
- a CDS encoding aminotransferase class III-fold pyridoxal phosphate-dependent enzyme yields MDRDTAEPDADALPGPNAQQWVDFHQEYSAPSEYSHDFVWDVTRAADGPFVTDVDGNVLLDFTCHIGAAPLGYNNPKVLDKVREFDLVEPMKIAGQDMYFGSGPNPDEADVPGSSHLMKKLTEVSSQYGMDTVFLSNSGAEAMENAMKITHDHRAPSKYGVAFAGSFHGRTLGTLSLTKSKEVYTRHYPEISGIETVPFCADRGCDADSCDCGFFAGGGSQLRNMLAPEGGHVNPDEIAFLALEPIQGVGGYRFPSEAFMREVADVTDEYDIPLVVDEIQSGVGRTGEIWASDHYPIEPDVIASAKALRVGATISRSEVFPSEKNRLGSTFGGGDMLGSMMGAFTLEAIDEYDLLENATRRGEQAKELLRDDAPDSVADVRGKGLMLAVEFDTPERRSAVVEAALERGLLTLGCGKKTIRLLPPLDSTEREIELGINIFLEAIEAVSPSAKVAD; encoded by the coding sequence ATGGATAGGGACACGGCGGAACCCGACGCGGACGCGCTTCCGGGTCCGAACGCGCAGCAGTGGGTCGACTTCCACCAGGAGTACTCCGCACCCAGCGAGTACTCTCACGACTTCGTCTGGGACGTGACGCGGGCGGCCGACGGGCCGTTCGTGACGGACGTCGACGGAAACGTTCTCCTCGACTTCACCTGCCACATCGGCGCGGCACCGCTGGGTTACAACAACCCGAAAGTCCTCGACAAGGTCCGCGAGTTCGACCTCGTCGAACCGATGAAGATCGCGGGTCAGGACATGTACTTCGGCTCCGGTCCGAATCCCGACGAGGCCGACGTTCCCGGCTCGAGTCACCTCATGAAGAAACTCACCGAGGTCTCGAGTCAGTACGGGATGGACACCGTCTTCCTCTCGAACTCCGGCGCGGAGGCGATGGAGAACGCGATGAAGATCACCCACGACCACCGTGCGCCGTCGAAGTACGGCGTCGCCTTCGCGGGCAGCTTCCACGGCCGCACCCTCGGGACCCTGTCGCTGACGAAGTCCAAGGAGGTCTACACGCGCCACTACCCCGAGATCAGCGGGATCGAGACGGTCCCCTTCTGCGCGGATCGGGGCTGTGACGCAGACAGCTGCGACTGCGGCTTCTTCGCGGGCGGCGGCTCGCAGCTCCGGAACATGCTCGCGCCCGAGGGCGGCCACGTCAACCCCGACGAGATCGCCTTCCTCGCGCTCGAGCCGATCCAGGGCGTCGGCGGCTACCGGTTCCCCAGCGAGGCGTTCATGCGGGAAGTCGCCGACGTCACCGACGAGTACGACATCCCGCTGGTCGTCGACGAGATCCAGTCCGGCGTCGGCCGGACCGGCGAGATCTGGGCCTCCGATCATTACCCCATCGAACCCGACGTCATCGCCAGCGCGAAGGCGCTGCGCGTCGGCGCGACGATCTCCCGCTCGGAGGTCTTCCCCAGCGAGAAGAACCGGCTGGGATCGACCTTCGGCGGCGGCGACATGCTCGGCTCGATGATGGGCGCGTTCACGCTCGAGGCCATCGACGAGTACGATCTGCTCGAGAACGCCACCCGGCGGGGCGAGCAGGCGAAGGAACTCCTGCGCGACGACGCCCCCGACTCCGTCGCGGACGTCCGTGGCAAGGGCCTGATGCTCGCCGTCGAGTTCGACACCCCCGAACGGCGGAGCGCCGTGGTCGAGGCTGCCCTCGAGCGCGGCCTACTCACCCTCGGCTGTGGCAAGAAGACCATCCGACTGCTCCCGCCGCTGGACTCGACCGAGCGCGAGATCGAACTGGGGATCAACATCTTCCTCGAGGCGATCGAGGCCGTCAGCCCGAGCGCGAAAGTCGCGGACTGA
- the gdhB gene encoding glutamate dehydrogenase GdhB, whose protein sequence is MTTPPSTTESEPADEPDSALVTARRQLERAATHVDVDPGVIERLKHPTRVQQVSVPLEREDGSVEVFTGYRAQHDDVRGPYKGGLRYHPEVSAEECTGLSMWMTWKCAVMDLPFGGGKGGIAVDPKSLTEDETERLTRRFAEELRDAVGPTKDVPAPDMGTDAQTMAWFMDAFSMQQGETIPGVVTGKPPVIGGSYGREEAPGRSTAIAAREAIQYDGREVSETTVAVQGFGSVGANAARLLEDWGATVVAVSDVNGAIYDPDGLDTHAIPTHEEEPEAVLEHQAPETLSNEAILELDVDVVIPAAVGNVITADNADAIDADIVVEGANGPTTFAADTILEERGVTVIPDILANAGGVTVSYFEWLQDINRRQWSLERVNEELEEQMLEAWDDVRAEVDAEGLTWRDAAYVVALSRIAEAKETRGLWP, encoded by the coding sequence ATGACCACACCACCATCCACAACGGAGAGCGAACCGGCGGACGAACCCGACTCCGCGCTGGTCACCGCCCGCCGCCAGTTAGAACGAGCCGCGACCCACGTCGACGTCGATCCCGGCGTGATCGAACGGCTGAAACATCCGACGCGGGTCCAGCAGGTATCGGTCCCCCTCGAGCGCGAGGACGGCTCAGTCGAGGTCTTTACGGGATACCGGGCCCAGCACGACGACGTTCGGGGCCCCTACAAGGGCGGTCTGCGCTACCACCCTGAAGTCAGCGCCGAGGAGTGTACCGGCCTCTCGATGTGGATGACGTGGAAGTGTGCGGTGATGGACCTCCCCTTCGGCGGCGGCAAGGGCGGGATCGCCGTCGATCCGAAGTCACTGACCGAGGACGAGACCGAGCGGCTCACCCGCCGGTTCGCCGAGGAACTGCGCGACGCGGTCGGCCCGACGAAGGACGTTCCCGCGCCCGACATGGGCACCGACGCCCAGACGATGGCCTGGTTCATGGACGCCTTCTCGATGCAACAGGGCGAGACGATCCCCGGTGTCGTCACCGGCAAGCCGCCGGTCATCGGCGGCTCCTACGGCCGCGAGGAGGCCCCCGGACGCTCGACCGCGATCGCCGCGCGCGAGGCCATCCAGTACGACGGCCGCGAGGTCTCGGAGACAACCGTCGCCGTCCAGGGCTTCGGCAGCGTCGGTGCGAACGCCGCCCGCCTGCTCGAGGACTGGGGCGCGACCGTCGTCGCCGTCTCGGACGTCAACGGCGCGATCTACGATCCCGACGGCCTCGACACGCACGCGATTCCGACCCACGAGGAAGAGCCCGAAGCGGTGCTCGAACACCAGGCCCCGGAGACGCTGTCCAACGAGGCGATCCTCGAACTCGACGTCGACGTGGTGATCCCCGCGGCCGTCGGCAACGTCATCACCGCGGACAACGCCGACGCGATCGACGCCGACATCGTCGTCGAAGGCGCGAACGGCCCGACGACGTTCGCCGCCGACACCATCTTGGAGGAGCGGGGCGTGACGGTGATTCCCGACATCCTCGCGAACGCCGGCGGCGTCACCGTCTCCTACTTCGAGTGGCTTCAGGACATCAACCGCCGCCAGTGGTCCCTCGAGCGCGTCAACGAGGAACTCGAGGAACAGATGCTCGAGGCGTGGGACGACGTCCGCGCGGAGGTCGACGCCGAGGGACTGACGTGGCGCGACGCCGCCTACGTGGTCGCGCTGTCTCGGATCGCGGAGGCGAAGGAGACGCGCGGGCTCTGGCCGTAG